tttagactTCATTTGCCTCTTCAACTAAATTTCCATACTTAATACTAGGCAAAATACTAGACTAAGCATGAGGAAGattgttataatatttaaataataaatcacgtaTTAATCTAATATCTTAAATTTTGAGAACAATTTGCGATAGTCCCGTAAAATCTATAATTATCACTTTCGAAtattcgttttttattcttggttTATATTTCGCATTCATTGCTTAGAGATCAGGGAAGGATCAAATACCCTTAGCCAGCCGACCATCATTTTTACTTCAATAGGAAATGAGACAACGAGGATAAACCGTGACGGAAGGAAACGAGGGACGCGCTGTGACGTTAGCGGATTTGTCGGCAGAGGACCAGATGAAGTTTACACgtgtgaacaaaaaaaaaaagaagcgaaACTATTAGGAAATATCGAAGGCTACGCCATCATTGTCAGCGAGATCGACAGCGAGAGAGGATGATGAATTTCGAGGCCTCTTTTTTAATCCCGGCCGTTCGCGCCCACACGTGGCATTTTGGGTCGATTTTTGGTAGGGAAAAGGAAGCagataaatgatattttttaattaactaCCCATCAATTTCTGTGTACCACCCATAATTATTAATTGTTTTAAGTCCGAATTGACTCGATAACGAAAGTGAGAGCATGGTTTGCCACAGTTAAAATTGCAATTATTTTGCACAATAATATCAGGGACATTCTAACGACTGATGTTATATCATTGTgacctatttcttttcttttactcgaattcgaaaatttatcatattagttctaaacttatcaTAGATACATTAtttcaatcttaaaatttttaattagactACTTTAATCCTAAATTTGCATGCCATTTCAATGTATCGTGCAAAGAttaagaactaaattagtaaaattaaaaatttagaattaatttgtatttatataaTAGATTTCAAATTAATTGAACCATAACCTCATTGGAATTGATTGTAAAGTTCTacaacttcaaaataaaataagaaaaggcaAGTCTTATGggtataaaataaaaatgattgtcAAATGAGTTCTCACGAAAACTCGAGAAATGTCGATGAATTGGTCATATTTTTTCGTGTAGGTTTCGTGATGGTTCAAGAACAATTATTGAAGATAGTGGAGAATTGATAGTAACAGTTTGATAAGTCATTTATCATCATGATAATTGATTTATGAAGGGTATTGACCATTTACAAAGTTAGTTTTCAAGATAAAACAACCTTTCGTATCGTCTTCAAATAAAATTATGCATTTTTCAAGGGAATAAGCTAGTTAtatgtattaaaaaaataaaaaaaagcgcCCACCGTGGGGCTCGAACCCACGACCACAAGGTTAAGAGCCTTGCGCTCTACCAACTGAGCTAGACGGGCTTGTTGCTCTTTGCCGGGCCATAATTGTTATTATTCAATTAACGGGGAATGCCTGGGCCCAAAAGGAAATCACTGAATTTAAATCTTGAACTTGCCAAGACATATCCTTTCGTACgtgataaaagaaaggaaaataaaatcagaGCTCGAATTACAATAGCTACGGTCAAGAATTTCCTGGGAAAATACAAACCGTCCACATTACTCACGAATTCGAAAAGGAAGGATTCCCAATGATCCCCGCCATTCGCTTTCTCCATGGCCGCCTTTCTTGGCGTGAACTTAATGACTCAAGTCCCCAAACATTAAAGGGAcgtccacccaaaaaaaaaaaaaagcaatagcGGCAGATCCATTTCGGAGATGAAAAGACGAACAAGGCTTGATTCGTTCCTGAGGTGTTGACCTTAGGCCGAACGGTCCGGAAAAAGAAAGGTATGTTTGACTTttgactccttttttttttttgaacagggaaagaaaatattattactAGGTACCAGTCTTAGCAAATACCACAGAAGCATCACCACATACTAAATCCAAAAGGGCAGATGGGGGTTGATAAACCCAATTTGAAGGGAGGCACCCTAGTCGATGTGCTCTTGCTAGCCAGTCGGCCACCTTGTTAGTGCTTCGGCTACGGTGGGATAAAAAGAGGCTCGAACTCTCTTTTAGCTTGCATTTTGCCTGGTCCATTAGTGGCTGCAATTCCTAATTGAGGGTATCAGAATTGAGGACCCCATACACCAGTGTACTACAATCGGAGTGaatatgaatttctttttcagttcTATTCGGGGCGAGCTTCGAGGAAATAAACTCTAGGGTTTCAACCAAAGGTTGTGCCTCCGCTTGTTCAGCTGATCTCACCTTTACAAATTTAGTAAAAACCCATCAACAATTCTTCCCAGAGCATCCCTGCATATGCACGCTATGGCTCCTTGCGGACAGGTGGGTCGCTGCTCAAAGCTGAGAGAACATACGGCTTCCTGTCTGTGCAGATCTGGTGTTGCTCCTTGGTGTTGGTCCCCAGCCGCTTGACTTTGTAGCAGAGTTGATTTTCCCCTGTTATCTACTCCAACGACGTGGCTGTTGGGTGATCGAGAGATTTGTGAAGGATCATCTGAGGCGCTTTGAAGGTCACAGGCATCGATACTCCTCCTTCGTACTGGAGATTTGAGCAGATCAGACCGGTATGTTTGACTTTTGAGTTGAGTTGTTCGAAAAATCGAGTCATCTTCCGCATGAGTTCATTTGCTCTGTTTTAGGCAAATGGGCCTGGAGTCGGTCTGGCCCTAAATAGAAGCTTTTAaggttttaactttttttctttctttttaaggaGTCTGCCGATGAGATAATTCGCATGTTAAAGTTAAGGCCCGGCGAAATACGACGTGGACCCCGTCTTTGCCGCGCGCGCAATCCTCCTATTTCTGGCGTAatcctattattttattattgtagAGAATATCAACTTGCCACCCCAATTTGAGCGCTACTCTCGGGACCTTCAATTGCACATTGAATTAAGTCGCTCGACTAGTGCATAAGAGTTTGAGGAGTTGAAGTGCAGTGGAAATCCTAAAATATGttatgaaagtgtaattaaattttaaaatttttaaagagggcatttcaatcttaaactagtcgaatttgtgcaattaagtcattCTATTAATTATGTCCAATTTGACTAACAGAAAATGTTGATATAGCTTTCcttataaattcttttttcctatGTTGATATGCCCAACCTAGGTGAGAGCCTAAATGAGGGTTGTGACCCTTGACTGCAACCAGCCAAGGTCGCTAACTACTAGTTGGGGTTGATCCATGGCCCTTTCTAATGGGGCAAGAGTGATCATCACTCGATTTTGCCTATCTTACTCCTcctcttttataaatataatttaagtagcatctgattaaaaaatcatacTCGAATAAAAAACGAGTTGtttaagcctttttttttttaattttgttttaatcACGTTAGCGCCACATAAGATAGAgaaaaaatcacatcaacatttttcattagtcaAGTTGGACACGGTTAGCGCGGAAAGATTTAAAcccatcaatttgataaatttaaagactcaattatactttttaaaagttatatGAGCTAATCGCACTTTCTTTAActtcataaaattcattttgcatttcttCCATTTTGGGATTTCTGTGAACCCGGCATCCGCACTCAAATCCCAACTCATTCGGACAGCGTGAGCTCCCAATTTTCAGTTACAGCCACTGCcgcccaaaaaacaaaaatcggttagcgaaaaagaaaaaaagaaaaaagaagaaaatcacgCGATCCGGGTGATTTGTGTGGCTCGCAGTTTCGTCCCCGACCGGAGGATTCCGTTTCGACCCGCCCTCCGTTGCTTTATAAAACATCGCGGATTCCACCGCCTTGGTCGGAAACCGGCCGTCGTCTCCCTCCGCGTGCGTGTCCCTGTTCGTTTGCTCGCCGGCGCGCGCacgcaagagagagagagagagagagagagagagagagagagagttccatGGCGAGCGCCATTTGCGGCGGCGGCTTGGCGAGCGTGTTCGCGCCGAGGCGACGCGGGAGCTCGAGGCGGTTCGCGCTGAAACCCGGCGAGACGAGCTTCCAGCGCCGGCTCCTCGCGCCGAACGTGAGggcctcctcatcctcctcctcctcctcctcctcggccttcGTCGAGACTAAgcagccgccgtcgccgccgtcgccgccggtaCGTGTTTGTGATTGTGTCGTGGACTTTCTTTTTGCTCGCGGAGAGGAGTCGGAATCGGAGCGGTGAATCTGGCGGGCGACTGAGTGACTAGTAGTCGAGCGGTCTTGGTGGGATGGGGTAATGCCTGCCGGAGTGGGAGTCTTGCTCGATGAACTCGAGCTTGTCTTGTTCGCGTGCCTCTGGCAGGGCTCGTCGAGCGGGAAAGATTGGATTTTGTTCCGAAGAATTTCGTGAGGAAGGCTTTTGAATTGTGTACTGTCCTGATGGAAGAGAACAGTAATTTCGGCGTCCTTTGCGATTTTCTTTCTAGTCGTTAAACTGCATACAGGGGCATTTGACTTTGTCGATGAAATGTTtgttcaaagttttttttttttttttttaattcttttgtcTTACCTCCTGTTGATTGAAAAACCGAACTTTATTTGTGTAGGAAGCTACTGTGGATAAGGAGAAACTCGGCAGCAACCAGAATGTATTAGCTTGTCCCATATGTTATGAGCCGCTAACATTCACTGGCGATCTGGTGTTGTCTGTGTAAGTTGCATGGATTATAAGACGTTCGGCCGATGAATGTCTTTTTGCTGTTTTCATCGTCCCGTCATGATTCTGCTGCAGGGATTCTGCATCCGGGTCTACTTTGGAGTGTGGTACCTGCAAGAAGACCTATGTGGGCAATGAAACGCATTTTGATCTTACAGCGGCCAGTGGAACCAAGGAATATGGCGAACCCATGGCCCTTTCTACCGAGCTTTTCAGGTGCGAAATGTTATTTATTGGAGCCGACTGATTCCTTGGGTAAAAATTCACAATGTTGCCTCCAGTGGCATTATCTGGGTGGGTTTTTTATAAGTCATGGTCATTCGGGTGACATGCCACTGATTGAATTGTTGCATCAGGACTCCGTTGGTATCGTATCTCTATGAGAGGGGATGGCGTCAAAGTTTTTCAGTTTGGGGTGGTTTTCCAGGTCCAGAGAAAGAGGTTAGTTTCACTCTTTTCTTTGTTACTCCTATTGCTTCGTGTATGCTTGTCACTGCCATTTGTTACAGAACTGGTTTTTGTGTTGCTGTTATGATGGATGCCCTGCAAGACTTGTTCTATTGCGAGGAGTAGCCATCTTGGAAATGGTTTCTTAGAAAAGTGGTCACCAACCagaaaaaattactaaataCATACCTATGCCTTCAGAAAGATGCACATTTGACTCGATGTCATTAAACTTAGGCTAGAGCTAGGTATCTAATGCATGTGGTACTCCTCTCTGATCACTTTGCAGGGAGGTACTGACCATGAGATTTTGACTGCAGTTTGAATTGACCAAGGGATTCCTTAAGCCAGTATTGGGAGGAAACATCGTTGATGCAAGTTGCGGGAGTGGTCTTTTTTCAAGACTTTTTGCCAAGAGTGGACTGTTCTCTCTAGTTATTGCTCTGGACTACTCTGAAAATATGTTGAAGCAGTGTTACGAGTTCATTCAGGTGGAGGAGAATTTTCCGGAAGAGTGAGGAGACCAACTCTTACTCTGATCAAATGATGATTGAAGTTTGTAGTTTTTGTCGCTGTATTGTTAGGAATTTCTCTTTGTTGTTGTCTTGATACATTACGCTAGAGTCAGTTTTGACCAACTTTTCTGTTTGTAGGAAATTGGCATTGGTCAGAGCCGACATCTCTAGACTTCCTTTTGCTTCAGGTTCTATTGATGCCGTGCATGCTGGTGCTGCTTTACATTGTTGGCCTTCACCATCAACAGCAGTGAGTATTTTTGGTTCTTTATGGTTTCTGTTCCCCACGAGGTAACCGGATCAATATAAAGGGAGATTGTATAACATTGGTCTTGCTCTTTATGCTTAATTCCAAACTTTGcgtaaaattgtcaaaagggaATTGCTCCAGTTTCTCCATACTCAGTAAAAATTAATGTTTTGCAGCACACGTAAGTAGAACTTTTTAGGAGTGAAGCTTTATTCAATGTATGCACTTCATTAATCCTACCTTAGGAAGCATCACTCGGTTTAAAATCTCTTAGTTCTTTGTCATATGCTCACATTCATTACATCATGGTGCTTTCTCAGGTTGCTGAAATCAGTCGAGTTTTACGACCAGGTGGAGTTTTTGTCGCGACTACATACTTGCTTGATGGTCCGTTTGCATTATTTCCTCTTCTGAGGCCATTATGCCAGGTACTTGGTTTTGGCTCAAGTCCTGTCCCTCTCTATTCGGCTCTACATATCCAAActgcatgttttctcttctgcCAAATACAGTTCGACAATATCTGTTGGATCAGAAGGCTGGGGTTTGTTCCATCAATTTTCAcacaacaaaataattaaactttCAACTTTTTGATCTATAGAATGGGACACACATGCT
The window above is part of the Eucalyptus grandis isolate ANBG69807.140 chromosome 6, ASM1654582v1, whole genome shotgun sequence genome. Proteins encoded here:
- the LOC104447938 gene encoding uncharacterized methyltransferase At1g78140, chloroplastic codes for the protein MASAICGGGLASVFAPRRRGSSRRFALKPGETSFQRRLLAPNVRASSSSSSSSSSAFVETKQPPSPPSPPEATVDKEKLGSNQNVLACPICYEPLTFTGDLVLSVDSASGSTLECGTCKKTYVGNETHFDLTAASGTKEYGEPMALSTELFRTPLVSYLYERGWRQSFSVWGGFPGPEKEFELTKGFLKPVLGGNIVDASCGSGLFSRLFAKSGLFSLVIALDYSENMLKQCYEFIQVEENFPEEKLALVRADISRLPFASGSIDAVHAGAALHCWPSPSTAVAEISRVLRPGGVFVATTYLLDGPFALFPLLRPLCQNISQISGSHIFLSEGELEDLCRTCGLIGFKFLRNERFVMISASRPR